Sequence from the Undibacterium piscinae genome:
CAAACGAAGTTTTTGCAACTGTCATATTCAATTCGACAAATTTTTCTGCGCCTTCAAATACTTTGTTTGTTAAAACAGTAATCAGTGCGAGTTGTGCTTCAAAATTTGCTTTAGTTGCATTAGAAATTTGTTCTGGTACCGAAAACATGAAAAATTCTCCAATATAAAATGTACTGCTTGAAAGATGAATCACTAATAGTGTTTAATTGTTAATTTAAACGAGTTGAGGCGGACGTAAATATGCTTTATAGGGTTTCTTAATACGATGAAAAATGCATGCAAAGAGTTAAAAACAATGACTTATTTTTAACTAATCAATTATCAAGCAAAATTGTGACCTTAGTGTTAATTGGCGCTTATGCTCTCCTTTTTTTTATTGTTTTTGTGATAAATGTCATGGGAGGAAGGTGACCTATAGCTTGGTGGATACTCTTTGAAAATTAAGTGAGTATGTTTGAGATGTTCTTGCATGAATTTTCGATTGAAAAATGCCGTTTGCAAAATAAATGAAAATTAGCAACTGATTAATCCTGGTTTTGAAAAAACATATAAATATTTCCATTTAAGTACCTGTGCTTAGCCTTTAATTACCTTGCCAATTCATGTGGTTTTGTTACACTGAGTTAAATTCTTTTATATTTGTACAGGGGGCAATTGATGGTGAAATTTTTCCGTCAAACACTATTCGTTTTTGCTGCTGCAATTTTGCCGGCAACGCTCGCGATAGCTGCTACGACTCCGCATAAAAAACACACTACGCATAAGACCGCGAGTGTGAAAACGGAGTCCGGCAAGTTTGTAAAGCGCACAATAATGGTGAACGGTAAGCGCCGCGTGGTGGTTCAGCGTGTTGTGGTAGCGAGCGCTGCAGTTGCTCATCCGTCAGTAGGTGATATGGCTGGCTTGAAGCACTCTCAAGACCCGTTGTATCTGCAGTCGAATGTTGCCTATGTTGTTGATCAATCAAGCTCTAAGGTTTTGTTTGAGAAAAACTCGAATGTTTCGTTGCCGATAGCTTCCATCACTAAACTGATGACCAGTCTCGTCGTTGTTGAGGCAAATCAGGATATGAATGAGCTCATTGAAGTGACGACCGATGATCTCGACAAAGAGAAGGGCACTGGTTCAAGGTTGAAAATGGGTGCAAAGTTGTCACGTGCAGATATGTTGCACATCGCTTTGATGAGTTCGGAGAACCGTGCCGCTTCTGCTCTAGGGAGAAGTTATGTAGGCGGCTTGCCGGCATTTGTGCTTGCGATGAATGCCAAGGCCAAGCAACTTGGCATGACTGATACGCATTATGTCGACTCTTCTGGCTTATCTAGCCAGAATGTGGCTAGCGCCCGCGATTTGGTGAAATTGATTAATGCTGCGTATCGGCATCCGCTGATCCGCGAATATTCGACTGATGCCAAATATGTGGTTAATCCCAGCGGTCGACCTTTGCAATATTCGACAACAAATAAACTTGTCGCCAATCCGGATTGGGATATAGGTTTGCAAAAAACTGGCTATATTTCCGAGGCAGGGCGTTGTCTGGTAATGCAGGCAATGATAGAGGGGCGTGCGGTTGTCATGGTATTTCTCGACTCAAAAGGCAAGTATTCACGTCTTGCTGATGCCGGAAGAATCCGGAAATGGCTTGAGACTATTAAGCCTCAAGCCTGACTGAAGATAGATACGTTAAGCTTTAGAAAATAAGCTATCCCATAGTCCACGTGTAGCCAGCAATTCGCTGGCTATTTTTTCGTGGGGAACGCGTGCTTTGTCTTCCCCTTGCAAACGAATATTGTGCTGAAATTTGCGGAACACCCTATACGCGTTTGCAGTGTCGAGCGCCATCTTGGCGTCAATCAACCCTAGTTCACCACAACGTTTGAGTAGTGCAATATTACCTATGTTGGCGGTCAGTTCAGGATATTGATGGGCGTTACGCAGTACCAAAAATTGCACCATGAACTCAATGTCTATCATTCCTCCTGAATCATGTTTTAAATCGAATAAGTCAGTACGATTCGGGTGTGCATCATGCATTTTTTTTCTCATATTGATGACTTCCGTACACAAGAGCATTTCATCTCTTTTCTGAGTGAGTACGTGGGTGCGGATATCATCAAATTGCTTTCCGATACTAGGATCACCTGCGCAGAAGCGCGCCCTGGTCAATGCCTGGTGCTCCCATAGCCATGCCGATTTTTCCTGGTAGCGTAAAAAAGAAGATACCGTCGATACCATTAAACCACTTGCGCCATCGGGGCGCAGTGCAATGTCGATGTCAAACAAGATGCCGGCAGGTGTATGAGACGTCATCCAGGTGATAAAGCGCTGGGCTAGTTTCGCATACGATGCGGGGGCATCTTGATGCTCATCTTCATAAAGGAAAATGACATCCAGATCGGATGCATATCCGAGTTCCTTGCCGCCTAATTTGCCGTAGGCGATAACGGCGAATTTTGGTTTTTCACAATGTCTGGTCGCGATTGTTTCCCATGCTCCTTGCACCGTTGCTTCCACCATGATGTCAGCCAATTGCGATAATGCATCGGCTAGATGCTCGACGCTGAGTTCGCCTTCAAGATCTTGTGCCAGTAGCCGGAATAGTAGGGCGTGATGCATTTCCCTTAGTGTTTCCATTTGACGCTCTACATCACCCCGATGTTGCTCAAGTTGTTGTCTTAAGTCTTTGGCAAACACGGCCCAATCGGGCATTTGATGCAGAACCGATTCATCCAATAGTTCATCAAGAAGAATGGGATGGCGGGTAAGAAATTTTGCGGCCCAATCGCTGGAGCCCATCATCCTGATAACTCGCTGCAATGCACGAGGGTATTCAGTTAACAGGGAAAGATAGGCGGACCTTCTGGCAATTGCCTCCATGAAATCGAGCAGCCGATTCAGGGTGGACAGTTGGCCTGTCGTTTGGAAAGCTATCATCCTTAGCGCGCTATTGATCAGCGCTAGCATTTTATTGCGGCTTGCTTCTGACAGTGTTTGCATCCTCGGTGATTGCCAGGTGCTGATGAGTCGTTGCGCAGTCTCTTTGGTTTCATGCAAACCTAGTGAGGCTAACTGCGACTCTATCGACTCTTTATCCAATTGTTCAAAGAGTGCCGGCGTGATCGCATCCTCCTCGGTTTTCTCAGTCTTGTCTTTGAATATGGCATCAAATTGTTCTGCAACGAATTTCCTGCAGGGCGCTAATTGCGCCAGCAAATCGTCTGTGCTTGCGCAGCCCATCATTTGTGCAATGATCTGCTGGTCTTCTTCTTTTGCCGGAAAAGTATGCGTTTGGGCATCATCCAAATACTGCAGGCGATGCTCTAAATTGCGCAGGAAAGCATAGGATTCCAGCAATTGGCTTACGATCGCCGGCTCAAGTATGCCTTTTTCGGCTAAAACTTTCAGTGTCAGTCGTGTTGAGCGGTCACGCAGCTCTATTTCCCGCCCGCCGCGAATTAGCTGGAATACCTGACTTAAAAATTCTATTTCACGAATTCCGCCCCGGCCGAGTTTGACATTGTTACCCCGCTCCGGGTGGCGGGTTTCCTGGCGTATGACTTCCGCACGAATTTGCGCATGCATATTACGCAAGGAGTCGATGACGCCATAATCGAGATAGCGGCGATAGATAAAAGGATGAATGATTTTGTCCAGCGCGGCGATGTGTTCAGGTATCCCGGTTAGTGCGCGTGCTTTGACCCAGGCATAGCGTTCCCATTCTCTGCCTTGGATGAGGAAATATTCTTCTACCATGGAAAAACTTGCAACCAGGGGCCCCGAGGTACCATTCGGGCGCAATGCCATGTCTACCCGAAATGAGAAACCATCTTCGGTAATTTCAGAGATGGCGGCAATCAGCTTTTTGCCTAAGCGGCTGAAAAATTCGTGATTGGATAATGAGCGTTGTTCCGCCGAGGTGGTTTGGGTTTCACCGTCTTCCGAGTAACAAAAAATCAAATCAATGTCGGAAGACACGTTTAACTCGCGCCCGCCCAA
This genomic interval carries:
- the pbpG gene encoding D-alanyl-D-alanine endopeptidase, whose amino-acid sequence is MVKFFRQTLFVFAAAILPATLAIAATTPHKKHTTHKTASVKTESGKFVKRTIMVNGKRRVVVQRVVVASAAVAHPSVGDMAGLKHSQDPLYLQSNVAYVVDQSSSKVLFEKNSNVSLPIASITKLMTSLVVVEANQDMNELIEVTTDDLDKEKGTGSRLKMGAKLSRADMLHIALMSSENRAASALGRSYVGGLPAFVLAMNAKAKQLGMTDTHYVDSSGLSSQNVASARDLVKLINAAYRHPLIREYSTDAKYVVNPSGRPLQYSTTNKLVANPDWDIGLQKTGYISEAGRCLVMQAMIEGRAVVMVFLDSKGKYSRLADAGRIRKWLETIKPQA
- the glnE gene encoding bifunctional [glutamate--ammonia ligase]-adenylyl-L-tyrosine phosphorylase/[glutamate--ammonia-ligase] adenylyltransferase, yielding MTSISSTPSCSATASRFVARWLQADKSRISELEDISRLSLSPSIFAEILQNKTNLGASLNSAMRRLRHLVISTLIVRDLNGLANLDEVVTTVSDFADFVVQTHLRALMADMVALHGQPIGEESGERQELIVIGMGKLGGRELNVSSDIDLIFCYSEDGETQTTSAEQRSLSNHEFFSRLGKKLIAAISEITEDGFSFRVDMALRPNGTSGPLVASFSMVEEYFLIQGREWERYAWVKARALTGIPEHIAALDKIIHPFIYRRYLDYGVIDSLRNMHAQIRAEVIRQETRHPERGNNVKLGRGGIREIEFLSQVFQLIRGGREIELRDRSTRLTLKVLAEKGILEPAIVSQLLESYAFLRNLEHRLQYLDDAQTHTFPAKEEDQQIIAQMMGCASTDDLLAQLAPCRKFVAEQFDAIFKDKTEKTEEDAITPALFEQLDKESIESQLASLGLHETKETAQRLISTWQSPRMQTLSEASRNKMLALINSALRMIAFQTTGQLSTLNRLLDFMEAIARRSAYLSLLTEYPRALQRVIRMMGSSDWAAKFLTRHPILLDELLDESVLHQMPDWAVFAKDLRQQLEQHRGDVERQMETLREMHHALLFRLLAQDLEGELSVEHLADALSQLADIMVEATVQGAWETIATRHCEKPKFAVIAYGKLGGKELGYASDLDVIFLYEDEHQDAPASYAKLAQRFITWMTSHTPAGILFDIDIALRPDGASGLMVSTVSSFLRYQEKSAWLWEHQALTRARFCAGDPSIGKQFDDIRTHVLTQKRDEMLLCTEVINMRKKMHDAHPNRTDLFDLKHDSGGMIDIEFMVQFLVLRNAHQYPELTANIGNIALLKRCGELGLIDAKMALDTANAYRVFRKFQHNIRLQGEDKARVPHEKIASELLATRGLWDSLFSKA